In a genomic window of Coregonus clupeaformis isolate EN_2021a chromosome 27, ASM2061545v1, whole genome shotgun sequence:
- the LOC121541696 gene encoding protein FAM78A-like isoform X1, protein MRLSPPDLRTLLWIVLLFNAMGCIQSIRCKPKSFRESIIVLEVNSSIDSNPTSIDESSNVVLRYRTPHFRASARVLVPPMACKETWTVGWIQACNHMEFYNKYGTKGMSSWELPDLRDGKIQAISDSDGVNYPWYGNTTETCTIVGPTKKDTKFTVSMNDNFYPSVTWGVPVSDSNLPQLSSIRRDQSFTTWLVAINQATAETLVLQTIRWRMQLHIEVDPDKPLGQRATLREPVAQEQPHILGKNEPIPPNAMVKPNANDAQVLMWRPKTGDAIVVIPPKY, encoded by the exons ATGCGTCTTTCTCCTCCAGACCTCAGGACGTTGTTGTGGATTGTATTGCTATTTAATGCAATGGGCTGTATCCAGAGTATCAGGTGTAAGCCCAAGAGTTTCCGTGAAAGTATCATCGTTCTCGAGGTGAACTCCTCAATCGACTCCAATCCAACCAGCATCGACGAGTCATCCAACGTGGTTCTGCGCTATCGGACACCGCACTTCCGAGCCTCTGCTCGGGTACTAGTGCCGCCCATGGCCTGTAAAGAGACGTGGACTGTTGGCTGGATCCAAGCATGCAACCACATGGAGTTTTACAACAAATATGGAACCAAAGGGAT GTCGAGCTGGGAACTCCCTGACCTGCGGGATGGCAAGATCCAGGCCATCAGCGACTCGGACGGCGTCAACTACCCATGGTATGGCAACACCACGGAGACGTGCACCATCGTGGGCCCCACCAAGAAGGACACCAAGTTCACGGTCAGCATGAACGACAACTTCTATCCCAGCGTTACGTGGGGCGTGCCTGTGAGCGACAGCAACCTGCCGCAGCTCAGCAGCATCCGCCGTGACCAGAGCTTCACCACCTGGCTGGTGGCCATCAATCAGGCCACGGCCGAGACCCTGGTGCTGCAGACCATCCGCTGGAGAATGCAGCTCCACATCGAGGTGGACCCAGACAAGCCCTTGGGCCAGAGGGCTACGCTGCGCGAGCCCGTGGCCCAGGAGCAGCCCCATATCCTGGGCAAGAACGAACCCATCCCCCCCAACGCCATGGTCAAGCCCAACGCCAACGACGCTCAGGTGCTCATGTGGCGGCCAAAGACCGGGGACGCCATCGTGGTCATCCCGCCCAAATACTGA
- the LOC121541696 gene encoding protein FAM78A-like isoform X2, whose translation MGCIQSIRCKPKSFRESIIVLEVNSSIDSNPTSIDESSNVVLRYRTPHFRASARVLVPPMACKETWTVGWIQACNHMEFYNKYGTKGMSSWELPDLRDGKIQAISDSDGVNYPWYGNTTETCTIVGPTKKDTKFTVSMNDNFYPSVTWGVPVSDSNLPQLSSIRRDQSFTTWLVAINQATAETLVLQTIRWRMQLHIEVDPDKPLGQRATLREPVAQEQPHILGKNEPIPPNAMVKPNANDAQVLMWRPKTGDAIVVIPPKY comes from the exons ATGGGCTGTATCCAGAGTATCAGGTGTAAGCCCAAGAGTTTCCGTGAAAGTATCATCGTTCTCGAGGTGAACTCCTCAATCGACTCCAATCCAACCAGCATCGACGAGTCATCCAACGTGGTTCTGCGCTATCGGACACCGCACTTCCGAGCCTCTGCTCGGGTACTAGTGCCGCCCATGGCCTGTAAAGAGACGTGGACTGTTGGCTGGATCCAAGCATGCAACCACATGGAGTTTTACAACAAATATGGAACCAAAGGGAT GTCGAGCTGGGAACTCCCTGACCTGCGGGATGGCAAGATCCAGGCCATCAGCGACTCGGACGGCGTCAACTACCCATGGTATGGCAACACCACGGAGACGTGCACCATCGTGGGCCCCACCAAGAAGGACACCAAGTTCACGGTCAGCATGAACGACAACTTCTATCCCAGCGTTACGTGGGGCGTGCCTGTGAGCGACAGCAACCTGCCGCAGCTCAGCAGCATCCGCCGTGACCAGAGCTTCACCACCTGGCTGGTGGCCATCAATCAGGCCACGGCCGAGACCCTGGTGCTGCAGACCATCCGCTGGAGAATGCAGCTCCACATCGAGGTGGACCCAGACAAGCCCTTGGGCCAGAGGGCTACGCTGCGCGAGCCCGTGGCCCAGGAGCAGCCCCATATCCTGGGCAAGAACGAACCCATCCCCCCCAACGCCATGGTCAAGCCCAACGCCAACGACGCTCAGGTGCTCATGTGGCGGCCAAAGACCGGGGACGCCATCGTGGTCATCCCGCCCAAATACTGA